The DNA window GCGAGGTTGCAGAAGTTGATGAGGACGCCGGTCCAATCCGCGGCGACGGAAGACATACTCGGTAATAATTATTATGAAAAGATATGAGACTGGTTCAGAAAGGGAACAAAAACTAAAAGGATCAGCGAACAAAGCAGAACAAATACTCATAGCTTAACTTGATAACACCTTCCCATGTATACGTGTAGTCCTTCCCATACTTATGCTTTCAAAGCATACCTACACAGCGAGTGCAGTCAACATTTCTTAGAGTGATAAGTAACTAAAATCAGGCAGGCGTCCTTCTGCAAAATGAGCCGTCCGGCCGAGGTCGATTGTTTAGGTATGTTTGAGATGTATGGTATAAGCTTTTGAACAATTCTTTCTGTCACTCCAGTTCTTTCTGTCACTCCAGTTCTTTCTGTCACTCCAGTTCTTTCGTTTTCATGGCGAGTATCATCAATAACATATGTGGTATACTTTTTTAGTGTAGCCCACTGTACATGGAAATTCATACTGGTTGAATTTTTCCGCAGGACAATGTAAATATTAGTCAATGCAACAAAAGTGTATCATACAAGATTAAATGCTGACCCAGCAACGGCAGTCGTAGTAACCATGTATCTTTATTACAATCTTCTCTTGAGGGGTATGTCTCTATACCGTTCTCTGGGCGACCAGTCTAGGCATGCACTTTTAACTTGGAAAGTACAGAAGATATCCTCCAACAGGTTCTTGTGAAGATTGAAACCTTACTGATGCGCCAAGGAACCTATATCTCCTCTCTGTGTCCACTACTATAAAGATACGTACCTAAGAGGCCTTAGCAGTTATGTTTTATATAAGTTGCTTTCGGTCTTATACAAATGACTAGCAGCGCCACACTCATGAAGGTTCCAGCCATGAATGTTGAATAAATCTTATATTAGACTGACGCTTATTCTTGTGTGACTCAAATATGGGTATTAGAAATTGGGCAATGTGCTAACTCACACGCAATTATTATAAATCGCTCACGAACCTCGATAAAACTCtgtgtttttcttctcttttcttttcttttctctctctctctctttcctttaCTGAGATACATCAAAATATTGACAAGAGCAGAACACTCTCCGTCATGACCATTATTCAATTCCTTACCCGCCTTATACGGGGCAAACCTCAGACGAACTCCCTGATCCTTCAGCTACCGGTCGAGATAATTGTCAAAATATTGGCCTTGCTTCCTTTCCATTCTCAGCTCCTTGTCTACCAGACCTGCCGTCCTCTACGAGTCATCACTTATGAATACTTTTTGACTGGAAAGGGAAATGTTACAGACCTAGCCAGAGCCACACGGGAAGACAAATTGCTGTACCTCACACCTCTCGCCCGGTCTCTACCTGATCGATGGGTTTGCGTCAACTGTTGCAAGCTTCATCAAATTGACAAATGGGACACACCGTTACACGACACATTCTGTTATCTTTTCTGTCAAGATGGAATGGATACCACAGAGGGATACAGAGTATCCAGGGTTGGCTGGCCTCATTACTATCCAAATCACAGGCATGTTGAACTTACGCTCAAATACACGAGAATGGAAGATATAAAACGGAGGCATCAAAAATATCTTCGAAGACTCCTTACACCACACCATGGCCCAATCATGGGATATTTTGATGTAGCCAAGGGCATCTCAGGGAGAATCTCAGTCTACCCCAAGGTTGTTAACGAAAGATACCTACTACTATCCATCTTCACTTACGTTGAAGGTGAGACTAAGGTATCTCGACAGTTCGATTAAGTTTTTAGAGATATGCTCACATATTTCTGACCAAGAAATATGTAATATTGCATACGGATGGGAGAAAAATATTAATGAAGCTTTTGAAACAGCTTTATCTGCCAACAATACTCAGAAATTTTTCTCTTGTGGTTTGTGTGGAACGGATTACTCGATACAAGCTTCACCAGAGCGCTTTGTTATATGTGTATGGCAGGATTTTGGACCGGAAGGAACGATACATGATGTAGATTGGAGAGCAATGGTGTGTGAAAATGGGCTTGTTCATCACGAACCTGGAAGCGTTCGGAAGTTGTATGGTCCACATGTACATAGTGGCGAGACCTATTAGATAATCTGCGGTATAATCTGCGACATTTATATAACTACTAGAGGATAGATCTTTTGGAGTAATGCTAGTTTTCCCCTGTCTCAAGAGCAACtctgccccctttttttctctttctttttttgcatatATTTAGACTCAAGCCTGCACGATGGGAAAGAAGTAAAGAAGCAATCCGAGCTTAAGAGATGGAACAGAGTGCTTGTTAAAGCATCCAAATGGCGTCTAGGTAACTGGCTCTGGTGGCAGTATCTCTGAAAGGTTAGCAGGCTCTGTTCCTGGACGATATGCTGGATATGGCGACATTTCACCCTATTTATATCTCAGTGTAAGTATTTATAAGACGGCGCGAATGAGTGAGACTACTAGTCTGAGAAGCAAATAGGGGCAGAGTCGTACTAACCATCATTTCTGCAGGGCCTCCTTTCACCAACTTGTATCTGGTCTCCCAATCCTCGCTTTTGGCAAGGAAACAGTAGTACAGCCAGTCAAAGACTTTTGGGAGTGGGATTGTAATCTCCCCTTCGTAGCCGGCTAAATCTCCTTCAGATGGGATTGGTACCGAAGCGTCATAGTCTGGATTAACAGCTCTGATAAAAAATGTAGACTGCCATGGATCTGGTTCGCCCTGAGCTTTCGGTTGATACTTGACCTCTACCGAGAGAAGTGCCTTGTCAAGAATCGCCTGATCCGCAATTAGGAAGCAATCTGTCGCTACGCCAGCGGGAATCTCGTTCTGCTCTCGTATGGCCTTGAACCGCTGCCGCAAAACATCGACACCTGCTCCCTCAAGTGATGAGTCGCTGACAAGAAGCGGTTCATGAAGAGAGCGGAAACTGGTTGCCCTTCTCCAGCCTTTACTAAGCTGTGCATTCTTATTAACAAGATAAACCCACTGGAACTCTTTCCATTTCTCTTCAGTTCCCTCGCTGTACGCGGTCCGGAAAATAACAAAGCCCCATCGACTCAGCTTTGCATCGGACATGTGGTTAAGCCATCGAGGTTGGGCAGCCCTCATCTTTGCCGCTCGCTCAGCGATTTGTTTCTGTCTTTGGTTTCCGCGTCGCTCTGCCATCACTTCCTTGAAAGTGTGGGAAAGGTGGTGAGTCGCACGGCGCTGAATCTCGATATCGTCTTGGGTGTATAAGATTTCATCAACTTGATTGGCAAGTTGTATGtcgtcttcaacaaggtGGAACTTCCAAAAACTGGGCTTGCTACTAGATTTATTCCGCTTGGTAACTCCGTAGGCAAGAATGTCACACTCGTCTTCCGTTAGAGCGTCGGGGTTGGACAGTGCCTTGTGTCTAAGCTGTTCCATCGTCATGCCAGTTTTGTCTTTGCACAAAcgatcctcttcatcaggtGGGGGTTTCTCATACACTTTGTTCTTATCCGCCCGCGTAACAGACGCTGGATCTGCTATAATGCGCAAATAGAGTGCCTTTTCCTCAGCCGACAACCTGGTGGGAGGAGGATTGAAGAGACTTGATGTTTTGATAGCTTCACTAAACTCTTGCTGCCATTTTGCTGCCGACTctgcctttctttcttcaactAATTTTAAACGGCGCTCTGTTTTAACATTTTCGAAAGCTTTGGCACGGACGTCTGCACGGCGAGATATCTCATCGTCACGGTCATTCGCCAGCAGGGCAAACACTTGACTGGCAAGACGGCCCTCTTCGTCTGGGAGAAAAGCCTTCCACAATGGAGGCCTACCGACCCTTGGGCGATTCCACTCGTAGGTGGCGCCGAAGCGGATAATGTCGCACTCTAATTCCGTCAAAGTGTCTGGGTCGCTCATAACCTTGCGTCTGAGCTCTTCCATCGTCATGCCGATTTTCTCTTGACACAAGCGATCTTCTTCGTCAGGCGGAGGCTGCCCAAATATATGATTCTTCTCGGCCCGTGTAACAGATGCCGgatcagctgcagctgcaacgcGCAGAAATGCGGTTTTTTCCTCAATCGTCATCGGGGTCCGGGGACGCCCAGAGGGGGGTTTACTTGTGTCCATGGCATCCATTATATCCGTGATGATGCTTCTTTTGAAAAAGCACTCTTTTGTCGGGCTGTGTTCATTTGCTTGCCATGGACTCAAGTTTGTTGGTTGAAATAGCAGGGCTTTGTCACATGATCGGAGAGAAATGGCAAACGTGTAGGTAGGGTGAATCAGCACAAGGTCATAGCTGTGTCCTGACTTTGGTGTCACCTCAAATACCAGTCCTTATTCATAGTTGCTTCATGGTCTATGCTTTGTTTAGGCTCAGCTGTAGTTTACACAAGTATGCGCTACGTATAATCGTGGCGCTATACCTCGGTAGTAGGTGAAGCGCCGGTTCTGGCAGCTATCGGGGGTTAAAGTTATTACAACACTTTTGTCACTTGGATGAGAGTCagcaaaagggaaaaacGGACAAAAATATGTATATACGGTTAATAATAAGAATCTTGAACGCTTAACAGGTTGTCTGGTAGAGCAGCGGTGGCAGAGGTAAAGAAGTTGGgaaataatagtaaaaacTATTGGATATTATAGATATCAAATTTTAATACCAAGCGATAGCAGACGTGTGTGCCGAGGACACCCAAATGTCCATTCATTTACCCTTCACTTGCATTTTTGTgaagcttttctttgcttttatTTGAATCTACAATCTTGATGCTGTGTTTAAAATACTTTCATATACTCGTCATACTACATGGCATCTAAGATCATTTATATTAGAGTAAACGCTCAACTCGTAATTCCATTTCATGTATTTGTTCAATGCATCCCAAGGCTACAACGCGAATCCCAAGTTGATAATGGCGAGACTAGACTTGAGTGCATGCTGCGTACACGTATCCTATCaaacatcttcaaggccaaaGTTTGGATATATACTCTATAACCCTCTATTCACCACAGCCCTTCTTCCCACTCCAGAAATTATATGTGTCATCTCTTCCCATTTACTTCATGTCCTGCGTCTTTCTCCACATTCTTCTACCCCTTGGTACGCAAATGAAGTCTCTCTACCCCCTATATCTTCGACTCTATCTCACTTCGTACTTTGTAGGCGCTTGGAGACCGTTTAGGAGAAGGCGGGTCAAAGAGAAACCCACTAGTATCAATGAACACCGTGTTTTGGAGTTCTTGCAAGAGCTCTCTGAGCATTTTGCAAAACCTCACCTACAGTTGCTGCCCGGGCCGACGACATGGGACTATTCCGTACAGCTTCCCAATTGCTCCTCAGCGTTTCAATGCGTGTTTCTGCCCACGCTTGTACGCCTTCGAGTCGCGGGATCAAGGCGTAGTAAACAAATTCGGAAAACATGTCTGCA is part of the Trichoderma atroviride chromosome 1, complete sequence genome and encodes:
- a CDS encoding uncharacterized protein (EggNog:ENOG41); its protein translation is MDAMDTSKPPSGRPRTPMTIEEKTAFLRVAAAADPASVTRAEKNHIFGQPPPDEEDRLCQEKIGMTMEELRRKVMSDPDTLTELECDIIRFGATYEWNRPRVGRPPLWKAFLPDEEGRLASQVFALLANDRDDEISRRADVRAKAFENVKTERRLKLVEERKAESAAKWQQEFSEAIKTSSLFNPPPTRLSAEEKALYLRIIADPASVTRADKNKVYEKPPPDEEDRLCKDKTGMTMEQLRHKALSNPDALTEDECDILAYGVTKRNKSSSKPSFWKFHLVEDDIQLANQVDEILYTQDDIEIQRRATHHLSHTFKEVMAERRGNQRQKQIAERAAKMRAAQPRWLNHMSDAKLSRWGFVIFRTAYSEGTEEKWKEFQWVYLVNKNAQLSKGWRRATSFRSLHEPLLVSDSSLEGAGVDVLRQRFKAIREQNEIPAGVATDCFLIADQAILDKALLSVEVKYQPKAQGEPDPWQSTFFIRAVNPDYDASVPIPSEGDLAGYEGEITIPLPKVFDWLYYCFLAKSEDWETRYKLVKGGPAEMMGEMSPYPAYRPGTEPANLSEILPPEPVT